AATAGTAATGCCGACACAACCAATATACTTTTCGAAAATTTACTCAACGATCAGTCCTCCTTGAATTGAGGTGGCTATCACTCTTCGTCTTGAACTTTTTGTTGAGCTTTACGCTCTTTATGACGTTCAAGTTCGTTAACTGGTGGGGGCGGAACTTGCAAAAAGAAACCATCGGTATTCAGTGATTCTTTCACTTTTTCGATGTTCACTTGAGCCAGTTTACGGCCATCCATTTTAATTACCATTACAAAGCTAGGTTTA
The Vibrio kanaloae genome window above contains:
- a CDS encoding YcgL domain-containing protein gives rise to the protein MLCSIYKSSKKEGTYLYIPKKDDFSQVPDALMQMFGKPSFVMVIKMDGRKLAQVNIEKVKESLNTDGFFLQVPPPPVNELERHKERKAQQKVQDEE